The Lactuca sativa cultivar Salinas chromosome 2, Lsat_Salinas_v11, whole genome shotgun sequence genome includes a window with the following:
- the LOC111910617 gene encoding ribulose bisphosphate carboxylase/oxygenase activase, chloroplastic, whose amino-acid sequence MATAVTTFGAAVNRAPLSLNGSSGVAAVPSSTFLGSSLKKIVNSRHAVNSNRFASFKILAADKEIEETQQTDKDRWRGLAYDMSDDQQDITRGKGMVDSLFQAPQDVGTHFAVMSSYEYISTGLRTYNLDNNMGGFYIAPAFMDKLVVHITKNFMTLPNIKVPLILGVWGGKGQGKSFQCELVFAKMGITPIMMSAGELESGNAGEPAKLIRQRYREAADIIKKGKMCCLFINDLDAGAGRMGGTTQYTVNNQMVNATLMNIADNPTNVQLPGMYNKEDNPRVPIIVTGNDFSTLYAPLIRDGRMEKFYWAPTREDRIGVCIGIFRTDNISDEAIVKLVDTFPGQSIDFFGALRARVYDDEVRKWIGDVGVETIGKKLVNSREGPPTFEQPKMTIEKLLEYGNMLVQEQENVKRVQLAETYLASAALGDANKDAIDRGSFFGKKE is encoded by the exons ATGGCCACCGCCGTAACAACCTTCGGAGCCGCCGTCAACAGAGCCCCG TTGAGCTTGAATGGAAGCAGTGGTGTTGCTGCAGTCCCGAGCTCGACCTTTTTAGGTAGTAGCTTGAAGAAGATAGTGAACTCAAGACACGCCGTCAACAGCAACAGGTTCGCGTCATTCAAAATCTTGGCAGCTGATAAAGAGATCGAGGAAACCCAACAGACAGACAAAGACAGATGGAGGGGTCTCGCATACGATATGTCCGATGATCAACAAGACATCACCAGAGGTAAAGGGATGGTTGACTCTCTGTTCCAGGCCCCACAAGACGTCGGAACCCATTTCGCCGTCATGAGTTCATATGAGTACATCAGCACTGGGCTTCGCAC ATATAACTTGGACAACAACATGGGTGGATTCTACATCGCGCCTGCTTTCATGGACAAGCTTGTTGTTCACATCACCAAGAACTTCATGACTTTGCCCAACATCAAGGTCCCTCTGATTCTTGGAGTCTGGGGAGGAAAAGGTCAGGGAAAATCTTTCCAATGTGAACTTGTCTTTGCCAAGATGGGAATCAc ACCTATCATGATGAGTGCCGGAGAATTGGAAAGTGGGAACGCCGGAGAGCCGGCCAAGTTAATCAGACAACGTTACCGTGAGGCGGCGGATATCATCAAGAAGGGAAAAATGTGTTGCCTGTTCATCAACGATCTGGATGCAGGTGCAGGTAGAATGGGTGGAACAACACAGTACACAGTGAACAACCAGATGGTGAACGCCACCCTCATGAACATTGCTGATAACCCCACCAACGTACAGCTCCCCGGAATGTACAACAAGGAGGATAACCCCCGTGTCCCCATCATCGTCACCGGAAACGATTTCTCAACACTGTATGCTCCGCTCATCCGTGACGGTCGTATGGAAAAATTCTACTGGGCTCCGACTAGAGAAGACCGAATTGGTGTCTGCATTGGTATCTTCCGTACTGACAATATCTCCGACGAGGCCATTGTCAAACTTGTCGATACTTTCCCTGGTCAATCCATCG ATTTCTTTGGGGCGTTGAGGGCAAGAGTGTacgatgatgaagtgaggaagtgGATCGGAGATGTTGGAGTTGAAACCATTGGAAAGAAGCTTGTGAACTCGAGGGAAGGACCCCCGACATTCGAGCAACCAAAGATGACAATCGAGAAGCTCTTGGAGTATGGAAACATGCTTGTCCAAGAACAAGAAAATGTCAAGAGAGTTCAATTGGCAGAGACCTACTTGGCATCTGCGGCTCTGGGAGATGCTAACAAGGACGCCATCGATCGCGGATCATTCTTTG GCAAAAAGGAATAG